A region of Neovison vison isolate M4711 chromosome 7, ASM_NN_V1, whole genome shotgun sequence DNA encodes the following proteins:
- the SNX20 gene encoding sorting nexin-20, with protein sequence MARPEHPGSPGWTGLTAKGTAGPRQEASATGRDLPCPGPEGHLDAPGSPSPNSSMTTRELQEYWRKEKRCWRRVKLLFEVASARIEERKVSKFVMYQIVVIQTGSFDSNKAVLERRYSDFEMLQKNLLKTFREEIEDIAFPKKHLVGNFTEEMISERKLAFKEYLTLLYAIRCVRRSREFIDFLTRPELREAFGCLRGGQYGRALDILVRVVPLQEKLTAHCPVMLVPALCAMLVCHRDLERPAEAFAAGERALQCLQAREGHRYYAPLLDAMIRLAYELGKDFVSLQEKLQESQLRQPSPWGFTLKELTVREYLY encoded by the exons ATGGCCCGTCCTGAGCACCCCGGGAGCCCTGGATGGACAGGACTCacagccaagggcacagcagggccCAGGCAGGAAGCATCAGCCACTGGCCGAGACCTCCCGTGTCCAGGACCCGAAGGGCACTTAG ACGCTCccggcagccccagccccaactCCAGCATGACCACCCGGGAGCTGCAGGAGTACTGGCGGAAGGAGAAACGCTGTTGGAGGCGTGTCAAGCTGCTCTTCGAGGTCGCGTCCGCCCGCATCGAGGAGAGAAAAGTCTCCAAGTTTGTG ATGTACCAAATCGTCGTCATCCAGACAGGGAGTTTTGACAGCAACAAAGCCGTGCTGGAACGGCGCTATTCAGACTTCGAGATGCTCCAGAAAAACCTCCTCAAGACGTTCAGGGAAGAGATTGAAGACATCGCCTTCCCCAAGAAGCATCTGGTAGGCAACTTCACCGAGGAGATGATCTCCGAGCGCAAGCTGGCCTTCAAGGAGTACCTGACCCTGCTCTATGCCATCCGCTGCGTGCGGCGCTCCCGCGAGTTCATCGACTTCCTCACGCGGCCTGAGCTCCGGGAGGCGTTCGGCTGCCTGCGCGGGGGACAGTACGGCCGGGCCCTGGATATCCTGGTGCGCGTGGTGCCCCTGCAGGAGAAGCTGACGGCCCACTGCCCGGTGATGCTGGTGCCGGCGCTCTGCGCCATGCTCGTGTGCCACCGGGACCTGGAGCGTCCCGCCGAGGCCTTCGCAGCCGGGGAGAGGGCGCTGCAGTGCCTGCAGGCCCGGGAGGGCCACCGCTACTACGCCCCCCTGCTGGACGCCATGATCCGCCTGGCCTACGAGCTGGGCAAGGACTTCGTGTCTCTGCAGGAGAAGCTGCAGGAGAGCCAGCTCCGCCAGCCTAGCCCCTGGGGCTTCACGCTGAAGGAGCTCACGGTCCGGGAGTATCTGTACTGA